TTTTACAGATACAATATAGATAGACATGCACAGCAGCATTATTTAGTATGTTAGGCTAAAGAAATGAAGTTCAGTTATATGAAAGCAATCATCAGGCTGAACAACTAATACAAAAATTAACTGGACATCAGGTCATTGAGTAACTGAATGTTACAATACTTAGAAGGGTTTATTGTGATACTAAGAGTCAACTTCCTTAGGGTGATCCTGCACATCATTATTTCATGATTGTGTCATCTGCTGTTTTTAACCAGACCTTAGAGAACAAGATCGCTTTAAATAGGTAAGCATCCCAGTAGTAACAAACTAAAAGACAAAGGCATCACACTGACTCTGGGTGGCACAAATTCTATGTCATTTATTCAGATATTAGCATTACGTTATCTttgttttctaaacatttttgtgtgaattattaacaaaaacatttacaagatAATGAAGTTTCCTCCAAAATTGGCATCTCTTCTCTGCAATAAAAGAACGAAAATTTAAGCCAACATCGATCACAGATCAGAACAAGACGGGTCAACCAACTCtccagacctgcttaatccaactctGGAGGAGAGGGAGAGCTTGAAGGTTACTTTTTACGTGATTTATCATTTGTCCATGAGATTTAGTgaaatgtctttttaattttcaaatttaggTTAATGGCTTAAGGTTTTACattaaacatctatctatctatctatctatctatctatctatctatctatctatctatctatctatctatctattatatagtgcttttccttctttctctctctctatttatcaatctatctaataaagtaaattaaaagataCCAATAAGTTTCAAAAGTGATCATTTTATGTATATTGTTTAGACAGGGAAAATGAAATCAGGCACAACagtaattttaatcattttatttattcaaaataaatgagAGACTGGCAAGTTTTTGTTATAGatgtgaaaaaaatctgttaaaaatacAGGTAACCATACCTTTGTTATCATCTGCTGAGCATTAACAGGTTAAGTGTTATTTTATCTAGACCTATGTTTCTTTTCCAACAgacaaatttttttaattgagtatataactatttgaaaaataaatattttgcaattggtatttttaatttgtaacacttttgttaaaaataataagatatattttcagtttatttcatgTGTCAGATTTGTGCTATTTAAAAGATTATAAATTATATTCTTGACAACAGAAgatataattatttaaagagttaccatgtcatgtcattttcttacCTGTTTAATCCAGGCCATGCTCACGGGTAGGCTGGAGTCTATGCCAGCTTGCATAGGGCGCCATAGcaaatacacacaccaagcacacaaacctaacctgcatgtctttgggcagtgggaggaaattggagcacctggtggaaacccacacagacaaagggagaatgtgcaaactccagtaTACAGAGTTTTGAAAACAAACGaatatgtaagtaaataactcTGCCCTGCCAAGTATAAACTattgcagtaataataataataataatacattttatttatatagcgtctttcccgTGCTCAAgtcacttacagaatataagaaagaacggcagggtatactatatatagcattttacaaaccaaataaataaagaagattacgacagtgaatttaaaaaaaaaaaaagcctaacagacaacataattgatggtctcgcacacacacaggttacatgagcgtcttgacagagaggtaaactgagagaagggtaataaagtcagatcgaactaaaagccttcctgaacagatgagttctgagttgtttttaaaagaattcatggagtcagctgatctgattaattttggtaggtcattccagagtctgggcactcgctatacagctgaaggccctgctgtcacccatggagtgtagattagtgtggggcacaacaagattaccagaatcggaggaccttagtgggcgggcaggcacagaGTGagggagaaggtcactgatgtagtttggcgtgaggttatttaaggctttgaaggttattagtaggatcttatatttgattctgtaagacacagggagccagtgaagacggagcaggatgggtgtgatatgGCACACTTGTAGATATTCAATCACACCCTCTGATGACCTGAAATGTAACCACACATAGTGTCTTAACAACACAAATATCACAACGACCCCACTTCAAATACCTACAAGCATTACAAAAACTCTGTTATGGGTAAAGATAAAGGAGCTGTTCCAGTGTGGCATCATGCAGGCATTTTGCTGCTGGAATAAACAAGCTCGAGTTGCATTTTGTGACAAACTTCTTCGGCaaaattcgttggctgaaagtcgtcagtgttagtgtgtcacagagaggatgtgcatcaTTGTTCATCATCATTAcctgaaaagcattatataaaacaaaacatgtgcAAGGGAGAATTGGGttatttctttttgaagtgtTAAAATACCacaaccctcaccaggaaaagcagttttGGAGGATGAGATGAGATcagaactgtttaaaaaatgctttgttgTATTATAATTTAAGGCATGCTTGCTTTTGTTATTGAATTAGAAAAAAGCTTTCACAGCAATTTTATGAACCCATTTAGGGAGTATATTTTAATGAACAATATTTTActtatatgtgtactgtatatatgtgtaaaataagaacaaaggaaatttgacaaatgagaggagaccatttagtccatcaagtttgtttagctaagctgtcccaatatctcatccagattcttcaaggttgtcaaggtttctgttccaagtacatgtctcagtagtttgttccagattgctACAAccctttgcataaagaagtgcttcctggttttaGTCCTAAATGCACATCTCCTTAATTTCCAAAGATGTCATCTAgtttgtgattcaccattaaggtgaaagaaatctgctggatcttctttatcaatgactttgaggattttgaaaaccTGTATTAGGTCCCTTAGGGCAACACCTCTggttgagactaaacaggttaaaTTCTTTGAATCTGTGGGATGCACATGgttactctcctctgcacagcttcaagtaccCATCCAGAATTCTATGTGTGGATAGGAGAACATGGAAAGTGGGACATGGTGGACAGAGTGATCTGCGAGCTGTGAGTGATTTAAGCTGCTGTTTCatccttttgatattttctgatgTTCTTTCAGTTCTAAATGGTCCAACAAAGATGTCTTCCACACTACCAATAGATTGAGATTTATCAAACTACTTTAAAATAATGCTAGGAAAAGCAAGAGGAATTTGAGATTTATGTTATAAACTATTTTTCCATGGCCGGTGAAATGGCATTTAGCATGCAGCCCTGCCACCAACACTGCACGTCTTCACATGTTTATGTGGTCATTGTGTATGAAAACTATTTTTGTATTCCTGCTGTTAGACTGTCAGATTCAGTTCTCTTTAATTCCTTTACCGTTATCACTTTGATCATTCTACTGCTAGTCGCCCTGACACAGTCACACCCGAGTTCACACGTCTCCAGTGAACTGTAAATAGTGATGGAGGGCCACAGCAGGACAGTCCAAATCTGAAAGTGTTACTACACAAGCATGTGCACACCCATCAAAAACAGGTCCAAGAGTTCAAGAGACATTGCTATAATCCATAAAGCATTTGGTCGCATATAATATGCAATTTCTAAAACCGTAGGTAGAATCAGCACAAATCAAAGCACTTCATACCAAACTGATAACCAAGCCATTGACCACATAATAATGCAATATGAACAGACCCCACGTTGGGAATAACCATGCACTAAAGCACTAatattctttcttatattttaaaCGTCGTAAGAACACTATAAAGTGACAAGAAATGTTTGAGTTATGCAGTGGCATTCTCTACACCAGGGGTTTCCAACATGtcgctcgcaacccctttccaaataGCTCGCCAAATGGTTAATGAATCctatataaatttgaaaacttgattagtcaaattagggctgagcgatctttccaaaaaatcatatcacgatccttttaacacaaaatcattatccacaatctgaattacaATCTATCTtctcaatgtggcatacacttaagagaatctccggactcaaactcatcaagatctaagacacactttattttaaatatcaaataaagttgAATTCACTTGTTCTTTTGTTCGCTAGCTaaatgaacaacaacatttatttatatagcacattttcatacaaacagtagctcaaagtgctttacatattaaagaatagaaaaatgaaagacacaattataaaacaaaataaatcaacattaattaacatcgaataagagtaaggttcaatggccaggggggacagaaaaacaaaaaaactccagacggctggagaaaaaaaaaaatctgtagtgattccagaccatgagaccgcccagtcccctctgggcattctacctaatataaatgaaacagtcctctttggatttaggattctcacggaagggcttgatgatgatgatggtcacgtagacttctgccttttaatccgtccatcattgttggagcatcatgaagctttgagttggtggtggtggcgcaggcgcagagagtaggggtcagtaccgattttagagccaccatgaatagttattttgaggaaattgaacatatagagtatcaggattaagttaaattaagattaaaaaaaattgaagttaaggaacacgccccgaagctggtgagtgagtgaggaaggaaCTCCCAGCACGTTGCGTGgatctcggatttgtgcaaataaatcagtacctcaagtgaactatgatacataacaaaacgagagaagtcgcaaattcAACCGGAATGTCCAAGGAAATTAGAGAAAAataacgatctaaatccgttaagcagttctcttgtgaaaagcggacagatagagagacattggattttatacattatatattagtaaaccttcaaaataatgtgcagttaaagtctcaacagaattctcagcatttctggtgCTTAGTAGatccagataactataagaaccttcaccaagcagctctgaaaatactgctttgtttgggtctccatatctctgtgagtctgacatgagaCAGAGTAACAGTAATTAATTGTCTTTCTTTTACATTCCTTTTAGTATCATCAACAATGATGACCAATATCACCGTCACTGTGACTGAATTCATCCTGCATTGTGAAATCCGATATGAGCAGAGAACCTTCACAGTCGCCATtctctcttttgtttatttagtgACTCTTTTAGGAAACATCTTAGTAATTCTGGTCATAAGAATGAACCATCATCTTCAAACACCAATGTACTTGTATATCAGTGCCTTAGCAGTCGTTGACCTAGTGAACAGCTCGAATATTATTCCTAAAATGGTCACTGTTCTTTTAGACTCTGTAATTGTTCCCTATGGCCCTTGTCTGATGCAGATGTATATTGTTTTTTACTTGGAGTTTGTGGAATCGCTATTCTTTGTGTTTATGGCATGCGATCGATATGTTGCTGTGCTTTATCCACTGCAGTACCCTTCGTTGGTTACTAATAAAATCGTTTGGATGAGTATTTTCCTATCCAACATTATTGGTGTTATAATGTGTACACCATACATGATCTTTGTCACTGAGCTGCATTTTTGTGTCACTAACATCCTGCCATATTGCTTCTGTGATTATGCCACAATGGTACATATCTCCTGCACtgatgatcccaagtatttagTCATTTTGTCCACCACTGCTACTATGTTTGGTGTTTTTCCTGTAGCGCTAATCCTCTTTTCCTACTTTCGGATTGCTCAGGCAGCATTAAAGATCACATCTgtggaaggaaagagaaaag
Above is a window of Polypterus senegalus isolate Bchr_013 chromosome 2, ASM1683550v1, whole genome shotgun sequence DNA encoding:
- the LOC120524182 gene encoding olfactory receptor 1-like → MTNITVTVTEFILHCEIRYEQRTFTVAILSFVYLVTLLGNILVILVIRMNHHLQTPMYLYISALAVVDLVNSSNIIPKMVTVLLDSVIVPYGPCLMQMYIVFYLEFVESLFFVFMACDRYVAVLYPLQYPSLVTNKIVWMSIFLSNIIGVIMCTPYMIFVTELHFCVTNILPYCFCDYATMVHISCTDDPKYLVILSTTATMFGVFPVALILFSYFRIAQAALKITSVEGKRKVLSTCMTHLMVMGLFYLPLMISYILPGIGVKLSMEVYNTLVIVANVVPPMMNPIIYSFRNKEIKNTIYKVFMAIRTSPNTS